One Candidatus Hepatobacter penaei DNA window includes the following coding sequences:
- a CDS encoding M48 family metalloprotease, with protein sequence MRDCEIEDILRSYLDPILIKAGLNPATVRMFLVIDPTINALSAPGPLILVNTGLILRCTRAEELISVLAHETGHVKGRHILGRLEAFKKATTPYLVSVGLGALLSILTQNPAGLLLGAGVGQSVATDSLLSFTRDQEMQADIISFNLLNQLGWPTTGTITLFQKIEDLNALLYSPQRNYMQTHPSGPERIRMAQKANQSEHHLPPRFQQSFDRLKVKIFAYQNKPDAVRKDAFVKKSPFKYYALAIADYRQGRFNQALHNLDHLKQTDHSPYISEFRAQIYFEQGQHNDALKAINDALTHIKRPHASLYILKARICLQMPSCDAPVEGLLRQAIYLEPFNAEPWYYLSILASRKHHEGEALIYLTEHYVRLGDIKRAKACLTKAKCVIKPKDPMFVHLKDLDQAIAYAARIT encoded by the coding sequence GTGCGTGATTGTGAGATAGAAGACATCCTACGCAGCTATCTCGACCCCATCCTCATCAAAGCAGGCCTGAACCCTGCCACTGTCCGTATGTTTTTGGTGATTGATCCCACCATCAATGCGCTGTCAGCGCCAGGGCCACTCATCTTGGTGAACACTGGGCTAATTTTGCGGTGCACACGAGCGGAAGAGCTGATTTCGGTGTTGGCGCACGAAACGGGCCACGTGAAAGGACGGCATATCTTAGGGCGCCTAGAAGCCTTTAAAAAAGCCACCACCCCTTATCTTGTGTCGGTGGGGCTAGGCGCACTCTTGTCAATCTTGACGCAAAATCCTGCCGGGCTTCTTTTAGGCGCAGGTGTGGGTCAGAGTGTGGCCACCGACAGCCTCTTGTCCTTCACGCGGGATCAAGAAATGCAGGCAGACATCATTTCATTTAATCTGCTCAATCAGTTGGGTTGGCCCACCACCGGCACCATCACATTGTTTCAAAAAATTGAAGATCTGAATGCGCTGCTTTATAGCCCCCAACGCAATTATATGCAAACCCACCCTTCGGGGCCTGAGCGTATTCGTATGGCCCAAAAAGCCAACCAGAGCGAACATCACCTCCCCCCACGCTTTCAACAAAGCTTTGATCGGCTGAAGGTCAAAATTTTTGCCTACCAAAACAAACCAGACGCGGTGCGTAAAGATGCTTTTGTAAAAAAATCACCCTTCAAATATTATGCCCTCGCCATCGCAGATTACCGGCAAGGCAGATTCAACCAGGCGCTTCACAACCTTGATCACCTGAAACAGACAGATCACTCGCCTTATATTTCAGAATTTCGCGCTCAAATCTATTTTGAGCAAGGTCAACACAACGACGCCTTAAAAGCCATCAATGACGCACTGACGCACATCAAAAGGCCCCATGCCAGTCTTTATATTCTCAAAGCCCGCATTTGCCTGCAGATGCCCTCTTGCGATGCGCCGGTGGAGGGGCTGTTGCGACAAGCCATTTACCTTGAGCCCTTCAATGCTGAACCTTGGTATTATTTGAGCATTCTGGCGTCAAGAAAACACCATGAGGGCGAAGCACTTATCTATCTCACAGAACATTATGTGCGCCTGGGTGATATCAAGAGAGCCAAAGCATGTTTGACCAAAGCCAAGTGCGTGATCAAACCCAAGGACCCCATGTTTGTGCACCTCAAAGATTTAGATCAGGCCATTGCCTATGCAGCCCGCATCACCTAA
- the dcd gene encoding dCTP deaminase: MSVLNDRWIREAALEGMISPFADRQARDGTVSYGLSSYGYDARVGDEYRIFTNTNHTLVDPKHFDTTSFVTHKGPECIIPPNSFALGHTVERFKIPRDVLVVCLGKSTYARCGIIVNVTPLEPEWEGHVTLEFSNTTPLPAKIYSFEGACQFLFLKANEVCEVSYKDRAGKYMNQPASVVLPFVQNMK, translated from the coding sequence ATGTCTGTTCTCAATGACCGTTGGATTCGAGAGGCGGCGCTGGAGGGCATGATCTCTCCGTTTGCTGATCGACAAGCCCGTGACGGCACGGTGTCTTATGGATTGTCCTCCTATGGCTATGATGCCCGTGTGGGGGATGAGTATCGCATTTTTACCAACACCAATCACACCCTTGTAGACCCCAAACATTTTGACACCACCAGCTTTGTCACGCACAAGGGGCCTGAGTGTATCATTCCTCCCAACAGTTTTGCCCTCGGCCACACGGTAGAGCGTTTTAAGATTCCCCGTGATGTGCTGGTGGTGTGTTTGGGCAAGTCCACTTATGCCCGTTGCGGCATTATTGTGAATGTCACGCCCTTAGAGCCCGAATGGGAGGGGCACGTGACCTTAGAATTCTCAAACACCACCCCCTTGCCGGCCAAGATCTATTCGTTTGAAGGCGCGTGTCAGTTTTTGTTTCTCAAAGCCAATGAGGTGTGTGAGGTTTCTTATAAAGACCGCGCCGGCAAATATATGAACCAGCCTGCCTCGGTTGTGTTGCCTTTTGTGCAGAATATGAAATAG
- the murA gene encoding UDP-N-acetylglucosamine 1-carboxyvinyltransferase — MDRLVISGGHALCGRVAIDGAKNALLPLMTASLLTTDPLHLHNAPPLADTFTMMRLLQHLGVDAHYHPNHKKIALCASVIQTEKAPYDIVRKMRASILVLGPLLARHGHAHVSLPGGCAIGLRPVNLHIDALQSLGALITLEDGYIHARAPQGGLRGGVYTFPSVSVTGTANLLMAATLARGGTTIHNAATEPEITDLATCLISMGATIEGLGTRTLTITGTSSLHGATHTVLPDRIETGTYILAATITGGDVYLDNTTLDLLPTFVSLLQSMGVVFDEQDNHVRVNSPPPGDMQGVNIQTAPYPGFPTDLQAQTMALLTLVNGQSQIQETIFENRLMHVAELLRMGAKLSVKNHIVHIEGREKLTHASLMATDLRASACLVLAALATQGESIIQRLYHLDRGYYNLEQKLAGCGADIRRVSGGLPAHKADTSHAL; from the coding sequence TTGGATAGACTGGTTATTTCAGGGGGGCATGCGTTGTGCGGGCGCGTTGCCATTGACGGCGCCAAAAATGCGCTTCTCCCTCTTATGACGGCCTCGTTGCTGACAACCGATCCGCTTCATTTGCACAATGCGCCTCCGCTGGCCGACACCTTCACCATGATGCGTTTACTTCAACACCTAGGCGTGGATGCCCACTATCATCCAAATCACAAAAAGATTGCTTTGTGCGCGTCTGTCATCCAAACAGAGAAAGCACCCTATGACATTGTGCGTAAGATGCGTGCGTCGATTTTGGTTTTGGGACCTCTGCTTGCACGCCACGGGCATGCCCATGTTTCTTTGCCCGGGGGATGTGCCATTGGCTTGAGGCCCGTTAATCTTCACATTGATGCGCTTCAAAGCCTGGGGGCGTTGATCACCTTAGAAGACGGTTATATTCATGCGCGCGCACCCCAGGGCGGACTGCGCGGCGGCGTTTACACCTTTCCTTCCGTTTCCGTCACGGGGACAGCCAATTTGCTGATGGCGGCAACCTTGGCTCGCGGAGGCACCACCATTCACAACGCTGCCACAGAGCCTGAAATCACAGATCTGGCCACCTGCCTGATCTCTATGGGTGCCACCATCGAGGGCTTGGGCACACGCACCCTTACCATCACCGGCACATCCAGTCTCCATGGCGCCACACACACGGTGCTTCCTGACCGCATTGAAACCGGCACCTACATCCTGGCGGCCACCATCACGGGCGGCGATGTATATCTTGACAACACCACCCTTGACTTGCTGCCAACGTTTGTCTCCCTGCTTCAAAGCATGGGTGTTGTTTTTGACGAGCAAGACAATCACGTGCGCGTCAATAGCCCCCCACCGGGCGACATGCAGGGGGTGAATATTCAAACGGCGCCTTATCCGGGCTTTCCCACCGACCTGCAGGCGCAAACCATGGCACTGCTCACCCTTGTCAACGGACAAAGCCAGATTCAAGAAACGATTTTTGAAAACCGTTTGATGCACGTGGCTGAGCTGTTGCGTATGGGCGCGAAACTCTCTGTCAAAAACCACATTGTCCACATTGAAGGCCGGGAAAAACTCACCCACGCCTCTCTCATGGCCACTGACCTCAGGGCTTCAGCCTGTCTTGTGCTGGCCGCCTTAGCCACACAGGGAGAAAGCATCATCCAACGTCTTTATCACCTAGATCGTGGCTATTATAATCTTGAGCAAAAGCTGGCAGGCTGTGGTGCTGATATTCGGCGCGTATCCGGCGGACTACCCGCCCATAAAGCTGACACCTCCCACGCATTATAA
- the alaS gene encoding alanine--tRNA ligase, which yields MQTAAVLRQTFLDFFKTCNHAIVPSVPLVPQDDPSLLFVNAGMVPFKRVFMGDETRPFTKAASAQKCVRAGGKHNDLDMVGYTKRHHTFFEMLGNFSFGDYFKEEAIVYAWTFLTQTLGLDPARLWITVYPTDTEARRLWRKVTGFTDDRILSIEGDDNFWSMGETGPCGPCTEIFYDHGAHLPGGLPGTADEDGGRFVEIWNLVFMQFDQKKDGTQSPLPHPGVDTGIGLERLAAVMQGTDDNYETDIFLALKKKISDVLSYPQTPQHHASFNVIADHVRAGAFLMADGVVPSIEGRGYVLRRILRRAMRHGTTLGARTPFLADVFPALVSTMGASHGELAQASSFITTTLTSEEKGFAETLDRGEGVFQKKIADLAPGGTLKGEDAFLLYDTYGLPVDVLEDLLAEKQLTFDRQGFDEALSAQKKRARLGQRFTVASSEGVYTELQKALPPSAFVGHDAPAHEATLRAIVVDGQRVDEVAEGQAAQLVFDATPFYGEAGGQQGDCGTLEGEEGGRAEVVDTQVAHDLILHHARMVSGRFRVGQRVRLVVDESRRQALAVHHSATHLLHAALRRVLGDHVIQKGSLVTPSRLRFDFSHQGALTPDQCMRIEAMVNAHIREAKVVHTHIMTPEAAREGGAMALFGERYGDQVRVVSMGDEALPFSKELCGGTHVCNTGELGFFKIVSQSGVAKGVRRIEACAAEAAEDYVRHLDQVLGQAKTLLGASLETLTDKIDAVLQEKKALGLRAKQGPQTSATDIKEATATTPSGIFLCVRHCPGMSMDDLRVMVDKLRDQNPVSVLVMLAPQGGKTSVVLGVQGALLDAPSLLKTVFTSFDGRGGGKASLAQGACVGEPSSDEVLKALKDTLSSMHEPEGEGVL from the coding sequence ATGCAAACGGCAGCGGTATTAAGACAGACCTTTTTAGATTTTTTCAAAACCTGCAATCATGCGATTGTGCCTTCTGTGCCGCTGGTCCCTCAAGACGATCCGTCGCTTTTGTTTGTCAATGCTGGCATGGTGCCGTTCAAGCGTGTTTTTATGGGGGATGAAACGCGCCCATTCACCAAAGCGGCCTCAGCACAAAAATGTGTGCGCGCCGGGGGAAAGCACAATGATCTGGATATGGTGGGCTACACCAAACGGCACCATACCTTTTTTGAAATGTTGGGTAATTTTTCCTTTGGTGATTATTTTAAGGAAGAGGCCATTGTCTATGCTTGGACATTTCTGACCCAAACGTTGGGGCTTGACCCAGCGCGCCTGTGGATCACCGTTTACCCCACCGACACAGAGGCACGCCGTCTTTGGCGCAAGGTGACGGGATTTACGGACGATCGCATTTTGTCGATTGAAGGGGATGATAATTTTTGGTCCATGGGCGAAACAGGGCCTTGCGGTCCGTGTACAGAGATTTTCTATGACCATGGCGCGCATCTGCCGGGGGGCTTACCTGGTACGGCAGACGAAGATGGCGGGCGCTTTGTAGAAATCTGGAATCTAGTGTTTATGCAATTTGACCAGAAAAAAGATGGCACGCAATCGCCTCTACCTCATCCTGGTGTGGACACGGGCATCGGGCTTGAGCGTCTCGCGGCCGTGATGCAAGGCACAGATGATAACTATGAAACCGACATTTTTCTTGCGCTCAAAAAGAAAATCTCTGACGTCTTGTCATACCCACAGACGCCTCAGCATCATGCCTCGTTCAACGTCATTGCTGACCATGTGCGGGCTGGGGCTTTTTTGATGGCTGATGGGGTGGTGCCCAGCATTGAAGGGCGCGGGTATGTGCTGCGGCGGATTCTCAGGCGCGCGATGCGGCATGGTACAACCTTGGGCGCGCGCACGCCTTTTTTGGCCGATGTGTTCCCCGCCCTTGTCAGTACCATGGGGGCAAGTCATGGTGAGTTAGCGCAAGCTTCTTCCTTCATTACCACAACGCTTACCTCTGAGGAAAAAGGGTTTGCCGAAACGCTGGATCGGGGTGAAGGGGTGTTTCAGAAAAAAATAGCCGACCTTGCGCCCGGTGGCACGCTCAAAGGTGAGGATGCTTTTTTGCTTTATGATACCTATGGATTACCGGTGGATGTGTTAGAAGATTTGTTGGCGGAAAAACAGCTGACTTTCGACCGTCAGGGGTTTGATGAGGCTCTGTCTGCGCAGAAAAAACGTGCCCGTTTGGGGCAACGCTTTACAGTGGCATCCTCAGAAGGTGTGTATACCGAGCTTCAAAAAGCTTTACCCCCTTCTGCGTTTGTGGGGCATGATGCCCCCGCCCATGAGGCTACGCTGCGAGCCATTGTGGTGGACGGACAACGCGTAGATGAGGTGGCTGAAGGGCAAGCGGCCCAGCTTGTATTTGATGCCACCCCTTTTTATGGTGAAGCCGGTGGCCAGCAGGGCGATTGTGGCACCCTTGAAGGAGAGGAAGGCGGGCGCGCGGAAGTCGTGGACACCCAGGTCGCCCACGACCTTATCTTGCATCATGCCCGCATGGTGTCAGGAAGATTTCGTGTGGGGCAACGTGTACGCTTGGTTGTGGATGAGAGCCGGCGCCAGGCTTTGGCGGTTCACCACTCTGCCACCCATCTTTTGCATGCAGCGCTGCGACGCGTGTTGGGCGATCACGTCATTCAAAAAGGGTCATTGGTGACGCCTAGCCGTCTACGTTTTGATTTCAGCCATCAAGGGGCCTTAACGCCCGATCAGTGCATGCGTATTGAAGCCATGGTGAATGCCCACATTCGTGAAGCCAAGGTTGTGCACACCCACATCATGACGCCTGAGGCCGCACGGGAAGGTGGGGCCATGGCTCTTTTTGGAGAGCGTTATGGGGACCAGGTGCGCGTGGTTTCCATGGGGGACGAAGCCCTCCCTTTTTCAAAAGAGCTGTGTGGTGGCACCCACGTGTGCAACACAGGTGAGCTTGGGTTTTTTAAAATTGTGTCTCAATCAGGGGTGGCCAAAGGCGTGCGTCGTATTGAAGCCTGCGCCGCTGAGGCTGCCGAGGACTATGTGCGCCACCTTGATCAGGTGTTGGGTCAAGCCAAAACCCTGCTTGGGGCCTCGCTTGAGACCTTGACAGATAAGATTGATGCAGTGCTGCAGGAGAAGAAAGCTCTGGGCTTGCGCGCCAAGCAAGGGCCACAAACCTCCGCCACCGATATCAAAGAGGCCACCGCCACAACGCCTTCAGGGATTTTCCTGTGTGTGCGCCATTGTCCAGGCATGTCTATGGATGATCTGCGCGTTATGGTGGACAAGCTGCGTGATCAAAACCCCGTGTCTGTGTTGGTGATGCTCGCGCCCCAAGGCGGGAAGACGTCTGTGGTGTTGGGCGTACAAGGGGCGCTCTTGGACGCACCTTCTTTGCTGAAAACCGTGTTCACATCCTTTGATGGACGTGGGGGCGGGAAAGCTTCATTGGCCCAAGGTGCTTGTGTGGGAGAACCGTCTTCAGATGAGGTGCTCAAAGCCCTGAAAGACACACTGTCCAGCATGCATGAACCCGAAGGTGAGGGTGTGCTGTGA
- a CDS encoding MBL fold metallo-hydrolase — protein sequence MHLRVLGCGSSAGVPSILGDWRACDPANPKNRRTRTSLAIESQEETWLIDAGPDLKAQLLREGIQKVHGVFLTHAHADHVLGLNEIKPMAYAHGQNIPLYGDEVTLDVVRQAFGYLIDDGQGDTCPAFYKPFFQPHTLRPSFTWQGQTVKTFMQHHGAIESVGYHFGTWAYSTDVKHLSEEALTLLKGVRLWFVGCLDTKARVGHADLAQVLSWISYIKPELAVLIHMSSFLDYDALKNQLPAGVVPAYDGMQIDVRRFT from the coding sequence ATGCACCTGAGGGTTTTGGGGTGTGGTTCATCGGCAGGAGTACCTTCTATTTTGGGAGACTGGCGGGCGTGCGATCCAGCTAATCCCAAAAATCGGCGCACGCGCACTTCGTTGGCCATTGAGTCACAAGAAGAAACGTGGCTGATAGACGCCGGGCCTGATCTGAAGGCGCAGCTGTTGCGGGAAGGGATTCAAAAGGTTCATGGTGTGTTTCTCACCCATGCCCATGCTGACCATGTGCTGGGGCTGAATGAAATCAAACCTATGGCTTATGCCCATGGACAAAACATTCCGCTTTATGGTGATGAGGTCACGCTGGATGTTGTGCGCCAAGCTTTTGGCTATTTGATTGATGATGGTCAAGGGGATACATGCCCGGCCTTTTATAAGCCTTTTTTTCAGCCCCACACGCTTCGGCCTTCTTTTACGTGGCAGGGGCAAACCGTGAAGACGTTTATGCAACATCATGGGGCAATTGAGTCGGTGGGCTATCATTTTGGTACGTGGGCGTATTCAACCGATGTGAAGCATCTTTCAGAAGAAGCCCTCACGCTTTTGAAAGGTGTGCGCTTGTGGTTTGTGGGCTGTTTAGACACCAAGGCCAGGGTGGGACACGCCGATTTAGCGCAAGTGCTGTCATGGATTTCTTACATCAAGCCTGAACTGGCCGTGCTGATTCACATGAGCTCTTTTTTAGATTATGACGCCCTGAAAAACCAATTGCCAGCAGGTGTGGTGCCCGCCTATGATGGGATGCAAATAGATGTGCGTCGCTTTACCTAA
- a CDS encoding TatD family hydrolase: protein MLVDSHAHWDFEEFEHEHDLLWARAREAGVGTVLSIGTKPQGWSKVLALADTYPDLYATIGVHPCDSKDVDQEGLTHTLCAQASHKKVVGLGETGLDFFHTPFDAAHQEALFACHMEAGHTLDLPLVVHTRDAEEATAAMLKEGVKTWGLRAVIHCFSGSLAFAKACLDLGCYLSFSGILTFKKAEVVQEVARYAPLDRVLVETDAPFLAPHPHRGKRNESAFVRYTAEKLAELRGLSFDDVARATTDNFFTLFAKASPPCT, encoded by the coding sequence ATGCTTGTGGATTCTCACGCTCACTGGGATTTTGAAGAGTTTGAGCATGAGCACGACCTCTTGTGGGCGCGTGCCCGTGAGGCGGGCGTGGGAACGGTGCTCTCTATTGGCACCAAACCGCAAGGGTGGTCAAAGGTGCTGGCGCTTGCGGATACCTACCCCGACCTTTATGCCACCATCGGTGTGCACCCCTGTGATAGCAAGGATGTGGATCAAGAGGGGCTCACGCACACCCTGTGCGCGCAGGCGTCCCATAAAAAGGTGGTGGGCCTGGGGGAGACGGGGCTTGATTTTTTCCACACTCCCTTTGATGCTGCCCATCAAGAAGCGCTTTTTGCTTGTCATATGGAGGCGGGGCACACCCTGGATCTTCCCCTGGTGGTGCACACCCGTGATGCTGAGGAAGCCACGGCTGCCATGCTCAAAGAAGGGGTCAAGACGTGGGGGCTGCGTGCCGTGATCCATTGCTTTTCGGGCAGCTTGGCCTTTGCCAAAGCCTGTCTTGACTTGGGGTGCTATCTCTCTTTTTCTGGCATCCTTACTTTTAAAAAAGCCGAGGTGGTGCAAGAGGTGGCGCGCTATGCCCCCTTGGATCGTGTGTTGGTAGAAACCGATGCCCCCTTTCTTGCGCCGCACCCCCATCGGGGCAAGCGAAATGAATCTGCGTTTGTGCGTTATACGGCCGAAAAATTGGCTGAGCTTCGGGGCCTTTCTTTTGACGACGTTGCCCGCGCGACAACGGATAATTTTTTTACCCTCTTTGCGAAAGCATCACCGCCATGCACCTGA
- the fliP gene encoding flagellar type III secretion system pore protein FliP (The bacterial flagellar biogenesis protein FliP forms a type III secretion system (T3SS)-type pore required for flagellar assembly.): MIIPFVRLPIKIRSLFFFVVSLVITQPLYAEKLTLNLNEGSFSARLLTLMALLTVLSLAPSILVMVTSFTRIVVVLSLLRHALGLGQSPPTSVLISLGLFLTFFTMHTTLDESYQQGIAPYLASKISEEKALERASEPFRTFMLKHVGKRELAAFMDMGKIQEIKEPHETPFRILIPAFMLSELKRAFEIGFLIFIPFLVIDLVVASVVMSMGMMMLPPMMLSLPFKVIFFVLADGWTLLAGSLVRSYS, from the coding sequence ATGATCATACCCTTCGTCCGTCTGCCAATAAAGATTCGTTCTCTTTTTTTCTTCGTTGTATCCCTGGTGATCACACAGCCTCTTTATGCCGAAAAACTGACCCTTAATTTAAATGAGGGTTCATTTTCTGCGCGTCTGCTGACGCTGATGGCTTTGTTGACGGTGTTGTCGTTGGCGCCGTCGATTTTGGTGATGGTAACCTCATTTACGCGCATTGTGGTGGTGCTCTCTTTATTGCGTCATGCCCTGGGATTGGGGCAGTCCCCCCCCACCAGTGTGCTGATCAGTTTGGGGCTTTTTCTTACGTTTTTTACCATGCACACCACCTTGGATGAGTCCTATCAGCAAGGTATTGCACCCTATTTAGCATCCAAAATTTCGGAAGAAAAAGCGCTTGAGCGTGCGTCTGAACCCTTCCGCACGTTTATGCTTAAACACGTGGGCAAAAGAGAGCTGGCGGCCTTTATGGATATGGGAAAAATACAAGAAATCAAAGAACCTCACGAAACGCCTTTTCGCATTTTGATTCCGGCTTTTATGTTGTCTGAGCTGAAGCGTGCCTTTGAGATTGGGTTTTTGATTTTTATTCCCTTTCTGGTGATTGATTTAGTGGTGGCATCAGTTGTGATGTCGATGGGCATGATGATGCTCCCGCCCATGATGTTGTCTTTGCCTTTTAAGGTGATTTTCTTTGTGTTGGCGGATGGGTGGACATTGCTTGCGGGCAGTCTGGTTCGCAGTTATAGTTGA
- a CDS encoding flagellar hook-basal body complex protein FliE has product MTLPPPVGIPPIPVVSHLSLTPVPEAGHTAASMTTPFVELVGNTAKQTRDMLSEAEYLEKQAAAGLADPQDVATNVVSARAMVQQFSSLLRASVAAYQEVMRINL; this is encoded by the coding sequence ATGACGCTCCCTCCGCCTGTGGGCATTCCGCCTATCCCTGTTGTCTCACACTTATCCTTAACGCCGGTGCCTGAAGCTGGTCATACAGCCGCAAGCATGACAACCCCCTTTGTTGAGCTTGTGGGCAACACCGCCAAGCAAACCCGCGACATGCTGAGTGAGGCGGAGTATCTTGAAAAGCAGGCAGCAGCTGGTCTGGCTGACCCCCAAGATGTGGCCACCAACGTTGTCAGCGCCCGCGCCATGGTGCAACAATTTTCTTCCCTTCTGCGCGCATCCGTGGCGGCCTATCAAGAGGTGATGCGCATCAACCTCTAA
- a CDS encoding aspartate-semialdehyde dehydrogenase, with the protein MRVVVLGATGAVGRGILSILHERAFASAHVVALASARSAGDHVFMGDRALEVRSCEGFLFEENDLVFSAVDEQVARRVLPDALERGARIIDKSALYRQQAPLVVPEVNGELLQRADTQIVCSPNCVVIPLVMALAPLHKALGVVRVVVSTYQSVSGAGKQGMDTLLAEMSAVMRERASQAIKSQEATNGEEGFQNEISQKAKVENQRVVSPFDAPIACNVLPRIGDVDDRGVSGEEDKIQQETRTILGRQIEVIATSVRVPTLVGHGLSVVVDVGRPTSLKEARTLLEKAPGCVMPENPFSVMEVAGEDKVFLGRLRVPSPSTVAFWAAADNLRKGAALNAVQIAEALYGSKAVDKKMW; encoded by the coding sequence GTGCGCGTTGTTGTCTTAGGCGCCACGGGGGCCGTTGGGCGTGGGATTCTGTCTATTTTGCATGAGCGAGCCTTTGCTAGCGCGCATGTGGTGGCCTTGGCGTCAGCCCGCTCAGCAGGGGACCATGTTTTCATGGGGGATCGCGCTCTTGAGGTGCGTAGCTGTGAAGGTTTTCTGTTTGAGGAGAATGACCTTGTCTTTTCAGCTGTAGACGAACAGGTTGCGCGCAGGGTTTTGCCTGATGCCCTTGAGCGAGGCGCACGCATCATTGATAAATCGGCGCTCTATCGCCAGCAGGCTCCTCTGGTGGTGCCCGAAGTGAATGGTGAGCTTTTGCAAAGGGCCGACACGCAAATTGTGTGTAGCCCCAATTGTGTGGTGATTCCTTTGGTGATGGCGTTGGCGCCGCTTCACAAGGCGTTGGGTGTGGTGCGCGTTGTGGTCTCGACCTATCAGTCTGTGTCGGGGGCAGGCAAGCAGGGCATGGATACCTTGCTTGCCGAAATGAGCGCTGTGATGAGGGAGCGCGCCTCTCAGGCAATAAAAAGTCAAGAAGCAACAAACGGGGAAGAGGGCTTCCAAAATGAGATAAGCCAGAAGGCGAAGGTGGAAAATCAGCGTGTAGTTAGTCCTTTTGACGCCCCCATTGCCTGCAATGTGCTGCCGCGCATCGGCGACGTGGATGATAGGGGCGTTTCAGGTGAAGAAGACAAGATTCAGCAAGAAACCCGCACCATTTTGGGCCGTCAGATTGAGGTGATAGCCACCTCTGTGCGTGTGCCTACGTTGGTGGGTCATGGCCTCTCGGTTGTGGTGGATGTGGGCAGACCCACCTCTTTGAAAGAGGCGCGTACATTGCTTGAAAAGGCTCCAGGTTGTGTGATGCCAGAGAACCCTTTTTCTGTGATGGAGGTGGCGGGTGAAGATAAGGTATTTTTGGGCCGGCTGCGTGTGCCTTCACCCAGCACCGTGGCGTTTTGGGCGGCGGCAGACAACCTCAGAAAAGGAGCCGCCCTTAATGCCGTGCAGATCGCCGAGGCTCTTTATGGATCAAAAGCTGTCGACAAGAAGATGTGGTGA